Proteins from a single region of Streptococcus mitis:
- a CDS encoding DUF2812 domain-containing protein, protein MVSRVEFRIFTILNLDKEEEYLHEMHLKGWKYGRNCFGFFYFDQCQPEDVIYRIYDSRFLKKYKHELQDFRDRGWELIETGFCSILRKSSSDLLPEDQVYMSKGLRWAVIQYRLRLCATTFLGGLVVCMSLFREDLSISFFIIFVLYALLISYLIYGYFRLKRKYQVGG, encoded by the coding sequence ATGGTTAGCAGAGTAGAATTTCGAATTTTCACTATTCTTAATTTGGACAAGGAAGAAGAATATTTACATGAGATGCATTTGAAAGGTTGGAAATATGGTAGGAATTGTTTTGGTTTTTTCTATTTTGACCAATGTCAACCGGAAGATGTCATCTACCGTATCTATGATTCTAGATTTCTTAAAAAGTATAAGCATGAACTGCAAGATTTTAGAGATAGAGGTTGGGAATTGATAGAAACAGGTTTTTGTTCAATTCTTCGTAAATCGTCTTCTGATTTACTTCCAGAGGATCAAGTCTATATGAGTAAGGGGCTCAGATGGGCAGTTATACAATATAGACTTCGTTTATGTGCAACTACTTTCTTAGGTGGTCTTGTTGTTTGCATGAGTTTGTTTAGAGAAGATCTTTCTATATCTTTCTTCATTATTTTTGTTTTGTATGCTTTACTGATTTCTTATCTAATCTATGGTTATTTCAGATTAAAAAGGAAATATCAAGTAGGTGGATAG
- the hrcA gene encoding heat-inducible transcriptional repressor HrcA codes for MVTERQQDILNLIIDIFTKTHEPVGSKALQESINSSSATIRNDMAALEKQGLLEKAHTSSGRMPSVAGFQYYVKHSLDFDRLAENEVYEIVKAFDQEFFKLEDILQEAANLLTDLSGCTVVALDVEPSRQRLTAFDIVVLGQHTALAVFTLDESRTVTSQFLIPRNFLQEDLLKLKAIIQERFLGHTVLDIHYKIRTEIPQIIQRYFTTTDNVIDLFEHIFKEMFNENIVVAGKVNLLNFANLAAYQFFDQPQKVALEIREGLHEDQMQNVRVADSQESCLADLAVISSKFLIPYRGVGILAIIGPVNLDYQQLINQVNVVNRVLTMKLTDFYRYLSSNHYEVH; via the coding sequence ATGGTTACAGAGCGTCAGCAGGATATTCTGAATCTGATTATTGACATCTTTACCAAAACGCACGAACCTGTCGGATCCAAAGCCTTGCAAGAGTCTATTAACTCTAGCAGTGCAACCATTCGTAATGATATGGCGGCTTTAGAAAAGCAAGGTTTGCTTGAGAAGGCCCATACTTCAAGTGGTCGGATGCCAAGTGTTGCTGGTTTTCAGTACTATGTGAAACACTCACTGGATTTTGACCGATTGGCTGAAAATGAGGTTTATGAGATTGTCAAAGCCTTTGATCAGGAATTCTTCAAATTGGAGGATATTCTGCAAGAGGCTGCTAATCTGCTAACAGACCTGAGTGGCTGTACGGTAGTAGCACTGGATGTTGAGCCGAGCAGGCAACGTTTGACAGCCTTTGATATCGTTGTTTTGGGGCAACATACAGCCTTGGCAGTATTCACCCTAGACGAGTCGCGAACGGTTACTAGTCAGTTTCTGATTCCAAGGAACTTCTTGCAGGAGGATTTGCTGAAGCTGAAGGCAATCATTCAGGAACGTTTCCTCGGCCACACCGTTCTAGATATTCACTACAAGATTCGGACGGAGATTCCGCAGATTATCCAGCGTTACTTTACAACAACGGACAATGTCATCGATCTCTTTGAACATATCTTTAAGGAAATGTTCAACGAAAACATTGTGGTGGCGGGCAAGGTTAATCTCTTGAATTTTGCCAATCTGGCAGCTTATCAGTTCTTTGACCAACCGCAAAAGGTGGCTCTGGAGATTCGTGAGGGGCTGCATGAAGACCAGATGCAAAATGTCCGTGTTGCAGACAGTCAAGAGTCCTGTCTAGCTGACCTAGCGGTGATTAGTAGCAAGTTCCTCATTCCTTATCGGGGAGTTGGAATTCTAGCCATTATCGGTCCAGTCAATCTGGATTACCAGCAGCTAATCAACCAAGTCAATGTGGTCAACCGTGTTTTGACCATGAAGTTGACAGATTTTTACCGCTACCTCAGCAGTAATCATTACGAAGTACATTAA
- the grpE gene encoding nucleotide exchange factor GrpE: protein MAQDIKNEEVEEVQEEEVVETVEETTPEKSELDLANERADEFENKYLRAHAEMQNIQRRANEERQNLQRYRSQDLAKAILPSLDNLERALAVEGLTDDVKKGLEMVQESLIHALKEEGIEEIAADGEFDHNYHMAIQTLPADDEHPADTIAQVFQKGYKLHDRILRPAMVVVYN, encoded by the coding sequence ATGGCCCAAGATATAAAAAATGAAGAAGTAGAAGAAGTTCAAGAAGAGGAAGTTGTGGAAACGGTAGAAGAAACAACTCCTGAGAAGTCTGAGTTGGACTTGGCAAATGAACGTGCGGATGAGTTCGAAAATAAATACCTTCGAGCTCATGCGGAAATGCAAAATATCCAACGCCGTGCCAATGAAGAGCGTCAAAACTTGCAACGTTATCGTAGCCAGGACTTGGCAAAAGCGATTCTCCCTTCTTTGGACAACCTAGAGCGTGCACTCGCAGTTGAAGGTTTGACAGATGATGTGAAGAAGGGCTTGGAAATGGTGCAAGAAAGCTTGATTCACGCTTTGAAAGAAGAAGGAATCGAAGAAATCGCAGCTGACGGTGAATTTGACCATAACTACCATATGGCCATCCAAACTCTCCCAGCAGACGATGAACACCCAGCAGATACCATAGCCCAAGTCTTCCAAAAAGGGTATAAACTCCATGACCGCATCCTACGCCCAGCAATGGTAGTGGTGTACAACTAG